The following proteins are encoded in a genomic region of Sphaeramia orbicularis chromosome 2, fSphaOr1.1, whole genome shotgun sequence:
- the gpr34a gene encoding putative G-protein coupled receptor 34a: MTTSALFTLSGLISDSNSSTSSLYSASSLPPSSSPFHNSTTDFQNQTVCSAEDEALRWPLAVLYSLFFLFGLVGNLFALWVFLFLHASRNSVRVFLINCAVADLVLLAFLPFRVFYHINGNKWVLGSVACKAVGNLFYMNMYISIALLGLISLDRYLRLKGKGKARRGMRIRLCGRSWPWSWVACGVLWGFSLMAVVPMIATAEDKENNNKCFQYKQRNIAKGKAYFNGVLVLMFWLIFFMMVASYARVAAQLLKVSRDKPDLPNAQRYQRTAKKSFFVLFLFTVCFGPYHAFRPVYILSQLSQTISCDYLHLVDRTNEVMLLFSAFNSCLDPVMYFLLSGSVRKTALRTLGDRLGNRLRSLNDVTFNSSTVDYRRSSAPNLEVNRVSNTPRSSICASNTTLRRTDMTTLPPTRQK, encoded by the coding sequence ATGACCACCTCCGCGCTTTTTACACTTTCGGGACTCATATCCGATTCAAACTCGTCTACTTCATCCCTCTACTCTGCCAGCTCTCTACCCCCGTCGTCCTCTCCCTTTCATAACTCCACCACTGACTTCCAAAACCAGACCGTCTGTTCAGCTGAAGATGAGGCTCTCCGCTGGCCGCTGGCAGTCTTATACTCTCTGTTCTTCCTTTTTGGTCTTGTGGGTAACCTCTTTGCTTTATGGGTCTTCCTTTTCCTCCATGCAAGCCGCAACTCTGTGCGAGTGTTCCTCATCAACTGTGCTGTGGCTGATCTGGTCCTCCTAGCGTTTCTGCCCTTCAGAGTCTTCTACCATATTAACGGAAACAAGTGGGTGCTGGGATCTGTAGCCTGCAAAGCTGTGGGGAACCTCTTCTACATGAACATGTACATCAGTATTGCATTGCTGGGGCTTATCAGCTTGGACAGGTACTTGAGGCTGAAGGGGAAAGGCAAAGCGCGGAGGGGAATGAGGATAAGGCTGTGTGGGCGGAGCTGGCCatggagctgggtggcctgtggGGTGCTGTGGGGATTTTCTCTGATGGCAGTGGTACCCATGATTGCTACAGCCGAGGACAAggagaataataataaatgtttccAGTACAAGCAGCGAAACATAGCTAAAGGCAAAGCCTACTTCAATGGTGTGCTGGTACTGATGTTCTGGCTCATCTTCTTCATGATGGTGGCCTCTTATGCAAGGGTAGCTGCCCAGTTGCTGAAGGTGTCACGAGACAAACCGGACCTTCCCAACGCACAGCGGTACCAACGGACTGCCAAGAAATCCTTCTTCGTCCTCTTCCTGTTCACTGTGTGCTTCGGTCCGTACCACGCCTTCCGTCCCGTCTACATTCTGTCCCAGCTCAGCCAAACAATATCCTGCGACTACTTGCACCTAGTGGACCGTACAAATGAGGTGATGCTGTTATTTTCGGCTTTCAACAGCTGTTTGGATCCGGTCATGTATTTTCTGTTATCTGGATCAGTGCGTAAAACAGCTCTCCGGACACTTGGGGACCGACTCGGAAACAGACTTCGCTCTCTCAACGACGTGACATTCAACAGCTCGACTGTGGACTACAGACGATCATCTGCACCCAACCTTGAAGTAAACCGTGTATCAAACACACCACGGAGCAGTATCTGTGCGAGCAACACCACACTGCGCCGCACAGACATGACTACCCTTCCACCTACtcgacaaaaataa